In a single window of the Panthera leo isolate Ple1 chromosome A1, P.leo_Ple1_pat1.1, whole genome shotgun sequence genome:
- the MARCHF3 gene encoding E3 ubiquitin-protein ligase MARCHF3 encodes MTTSRCSHLPEVLPDCTSSAAPVVKTVDDCGSLVNGQPQYVMQVSAKDGQLLSTVVRTLATQSPFNDRPMCRICHEGSSQEDLLSPCECTGTLGTIHRSCLEHWLSSSNTSYCELCHFKFAVERKPRPLVEWLRNPGPQHEKRTLFGDMVCFLFITPLATISGWLCLRGAVDHLHFSSRLEAVGLIALTVALFTIYLFWTLVSFRYHCRLYNEWRRTNQRVILLIPKSVSVPSNQQSLLGPHSVKRNSKETIV; translated from the exons ATGACAACCAGCCGCTGCAGTCACCTGCCGGAAGTGCTGCCAGACTGCACCAGCTCGGCTGCGCCCGTGGTGAAGACCGTGGACGACTGTGGCAGCCTCGTGAATGGGCAGCCACAGTATGTCATGCAAGTTTCGGCCAAGGACGGGCAGCTGCTGTCAACAGTAGTGCGGACTCTTGCCACCCAGAG CCCCTTCAATGACCGGCCGATGTGCAGAATCTGCCACGAGGGCAGCAGCCAAGAGGACTTGCTCTCTCCCTGCGAATGCACAGGGACCTTGGGGACAATTCATCGGAGCTGCCTGGAGCACTGGCTGTCATCCTCAAACACCAGCTACTGTGAACTCTGCCACTTCAAGTTTGCAGTCGAGCGCAAACCCAGGCCGTTAGTGGAG TGGCTCAGAAACCCAGGCCCCCAGCATGAGAAGCGGACTCTGTTTGGAGACATGGTGTGCTTCTTGTTCATAACTCCACTGGCCACCATCTCGGGCTGGCTCTGCCTGCGGGGCGCTGTGGACCACCTGCACTTTAGCAGTCGGCTGGAGGCCGTCGGACTGATTGCACTCACTGTCGCACTCTTCACTATTTACCTCTTTTGGACACTA GTGTCATTTCGATACCACTGTCGATTGTACAACGAATGGCGTCGGACCAATCAGAGAGTGATTCTCCTCATTCCAAAGTCTGTCAGCGTACCTTCTAACCAGCAGTCCCTGCTGGGCCCCCATTCTGTCAAGAGGAACTCAAAGGAGACCATTGTTTGA